One part of the Epinephelus fuscoguttatus linkage group LG12, E.fuscoguttatus.final_Chr_v1 genome encodes these proteins:
- the LOC125897772 gene encoding uncharacterized protein LOC125897772, whose translation MEKRTNRRGYPEQFVQKQHLKLNDLKEKACNKYLSKEDIPEYPRPEFHVSHLKHDTDRDGLNGIWTDNGFKSPYEGPLVWWSLAVTPDDMESAERRLLEETYPDRTEEQTQMQQSFLEKFATSPAFKKTSRLGSFRFTFPLEEVLSAYSQQFCSGAQPVMRVFETILYPKEVVYTVLVHSPANQEFSDYPLLTDDPDAVCAYRDGRFIWRPEAMSETHSYELIRRPAEKQMEAQKVAYHQFYVWDNVAIALHVEEQVLKFDTGRLRENLKFCSAGKVVFTPRYNFLSFPRAKEIVEEMWPGCPPLEEDKEPNSENE comes from the exons ATGGAGAAAAGAACGAACAGGAGAGGATATCCAGAACAATTTGTGCAAAAACAGCACTTGAAGCTGAATGATTTAAAAGAGAAAGCTTGTAACAAATACCTCAGCAAAGAAGACATCCCAGAATACCCCAGACCAGAGTTCCATGTGTCTCATCTGAAACACgacacagacagagatggaCTGAATGGCATCTGGACGGATAATGGCTTCAAGAGCCCCTACGAAGGTCCTCTGGTGTGGTGGAGTCTGGCTGTGACACCTGATGACATGGAGTCAGCTGAGAGGAGGCTCCTGGAGGAAACCTACCCCGACCGCACAGAGGAGCAGACCCAGATGCAGCAGAGCTTCCTGGAGAAGTTTGCCACCTCTCCTGCCTTCAAGAAGACCTCCAGGCTGGGCTCGTTCCGCTTCACCTTCCCCCTGGAGGAGGTGCTGAGTGCCTACAGCCAGCAG TTTTGCTCCGGTGCTCAGCCTGTCATGCGGGTGTTTGAGACCATCCTGTACCCAAAGGAAGTGGTGTACACTGTGCTGGTCCACAGCCCAGCCAATCAGGAGTTCTCAGACTATCCTTTGCTGACTGACGACCCAGACGCTGTCTGTGCTTATAGAGATGGCCGCTTCATCTGGAGGCCTGAGGCCATGAGTGAGACACACAG CTATGAGCTGATCCGGAGACCTGCTGAAAAGCAGATGGAAGCACAGAAGGTGGCTTACCATCAGTTTTATGTTTGGGATAATGTCGCCATCGCCCTGCACGTGGAGGAACAG gtGCTGAAATTTGATACTGGCCGACTGAGAGAGAACCTCAAGTTCTGCAGTGCAGGAAAGGTTGTATTTACACCTCGTTACAACTTTCTGAGCTTCCCACGCGCTAAAGAGATTGTGGAGGAGATGTGGCCTGGCTGTCCCCCACTGGAGGAAGATAAAGAACCAAATtcagagaatgaatga